tggGGTGCAAAAATCTCCTACCCTTTTCAAGGTCTTTTAAGTTATAGGGATGCACAAGATTAAGAGGTAGTAAAATAGATTTAATGtgaattcaaataaatatcattctctttatatttagattatatgttaatttaattattaattagggacaattttattaattcttagtAAAATACATGAGAGTTATGATATGTTTAATCAAGTTTTAGCACAAGttgcatatatttatttatttatgcttCATAAATTAGACTTTTGACGAGGAAGAGTGTAACTAAGAAAGAGTATTGTGGATATAAAAATCCAAATTAAATTGAGTGACtccattatttgaaaaaaataataataataatagccaACCAATCCAAAAATAAGTTGAGTGATTCCTTGTATAATCTGACAAAATCAATGGAAGGAAAGTGAcactttaatttatatagtCAATTAtctgaattataaatatatatttttaatgatccTCATCATAATCTGATGACTGGATTACAAGTCAGCagaattcttaattaaaaaaaacatataacaTTTTATGAAGGTTGTATCTCACAACTCATAAGTATTTGCTTAAAACCAAATacttaaattacaaaattaaatttaaatttcataattatctCTAATTACGAATTTAACAAGAATTCATTCCATATTTACTGTccttttttaatagttataattaaaatttatttattttttgttttaatttttcctttttatatttaatgtaatGCATCCAACATGATGggattataatatatacatacatcACTCTATCAAAAAGTAGTCGGTGAACCATGCATTACATGttgagtaaaaaaataaaatgaaagaaagttaattaattaaatgatacATCTCACATCCATACCTTAActagtaatattattttccaCTTTCTTGTATCTAAATACCTAATTGCTTgaaatttatgtttttctaattattgGGGCAACTACCATTCTCTCATTCATATTGGACAATTCTTTCACTTTCTTGTTAAATCTAATTACTTGAtgttaattctttatttattatttaaactaGTCTTTAACTTATTAGTTTAGGCAAAAGGAAAAccattcaactttgatttagATATTAAATCATGATTAGGGAGGCTAAAATTTGCTTCTAAACCCCACAAAAGGCAAACaacttaaacaaaaattaaaaaaaaaaagaaaaagaaaaacccaagtgtttttctttctatttttaaaatattaaaaattataatgaagATTATATGctgaattttcttataaagaGCAAACAAtttaaaggaagaaaaaaagatgaataaagaattaataataaaaaaagaaactaattatTTGTGAAATTAATAGTTAAGTGCTATTACGaggttaaaaattaaattataatataatgtatagtacttttttttgtttttttttaattttaaactttactctctaaaaagtttaaataaaaagaaagaaaatgaaaagcatGTGCTAAAATGGGAAGACACCAAAGAAGAAGCAGTAGTTATTATATTGTAAATGGATAAGCTGATTGGCAATAAGCTATAGGGTGCCTGCAGCTTGCCCTTATAAAAAGGTTAGCATTTGTGAGTATTTGGTGGCATATCCCAAAGTCTTCcaactcaaaaaaaaaacaaaagaagaaaaagatttggTGAGAAGGGGAAGACTTTCAGACAGAGGGAGAGAGATGGGAAATGTTGGAGAGATTGAGGAGATAGAGAAATGGGTTTCACCAGCTGCAAACAAAAGATCAATGCCTCTTCTGTCATTAAACCATGTCTCATTTGTTTGCAAGTCTGTTGCTGAGTCTGTTAGATTTTATGAGGATGTTTTGGGTTTTGTACTCATTCAGAGACCTTCTTCTTTTAACTTTGAAGGAGCCTggtatctctctctctctctttttcatgcctgttcttttcttttccttcttcttttggtttaatttatattctacTGCTTCTTCACTGgtgtttttatttatcatcttttgcttttggaggattttcttttgtttgtttaggTCCTCAAGCCATTTTGTTTTGGCACTAATTATGAACTTTGTTTAGGTTAAACATGGCTTCAGTTCCTACTTCCAAGAAAACATTCagatctttctttcttattctctacGAGCATAATCACAACAGTATCTGGATGCTTCTGGAAAGTATAGAAACTTTTCTTTGACGGGCCAAATATCTGTAATGTCTTCCCTGAAAAATGTTTTCCATGCTTCAGAAAGACAcattttttctcaaatattaTAAGCATAATCATAATACTGTAGTATCATTTTGTTAGAGATCTGTGGAAAACTCTTGGGGTAAAttatagagaagaagaagaagaagaaagaaagaaaagaaacccaTGACACTCAGCAAAATGTACTCTCATTTGCTGTTGTTCTTGctgctcttttcttttcttttcttttcttttccttctatAACGAGTGAATTAAATGGttcatcaattttaaaaatctcattatataaatttgatcaataaatgactcatcaaattttatatattagttttatctctaaaaatcaattattttattaattttagagatAAAAACCGacatgtaaaaataaatttaaatattattattttattagataagtTTCTTTTGATAACATGAGCTGACATGTATTAACTTCTCAgagttttaaatatatatatatatatatatatatatatatatacacattttgTTCTTCCATTACACTTTAAGTAGCCTTTAGTTCCCTTAACatttaagtataaaaaaagaCTAAAGTGTAGTGAGATTAAATAGGTAGCTAAGGgcaaacatatataattatatttactgCAGTTGCACATGTTGGATAAGTAAATTGGCCCACTACATTTAATTAtgacctttttttttcctcagTTGGTCCCATTAAATTTGCATTATTGCAAATTTTAATCATTgcaatttcataaatttatcagctgactatatatatatataatatgtgactatttttttttaataaaaaagaaaaaagaatttaatccACTTTGTTCCTAAGGTTTCCTAGTAGATGACACTAGTGACATTAGAAAGGGAACAACCATATATTGAGATTTCTCTTGTCCTAGTATCATGCATCAGAAGACAACTAACTGTCTTTTACATCTTTACTAGTTAATAGATTCATTGAAAATGAATGAATCGACTGTCTGATTGGGACTCATTTAATATTGCATTAGGAAGCCACCCAAAGTCTTATACTATGGCATAAGACAACTTCTCTTGTTTTATTTGTCTATGGCTTTCTTAGTTAATAATTGGATAAGTGGTTTACAAATCGTGTACCtgttcttatttttctaatatttttgaaaattaaaatgatattctTTTCATAAGATGTTTTTAatcttcaaaatgaaaattaaatgcTAGAATTACCgtaaatagaatttaaaaataataataatttaaaggaTTTcacaattaatctttttaaaatatttttgggtTCTcttcattaatattaaaataaaatagatgaactgctttttaagattataatcattattttaactttgaaaataacttattaattaatataataataacaatggaGTATCAATAAAATTTGGCTAAACACTTTCAAAGCttatataattctaatatatatatataagttagtGATTAGGAAGTGACCCTTTAGTATTATTTCTTAAAGTCACACTACTGTGACTTTCGTTACATACAGCTGACGCACAATTATTATTAGATCAAGATCTAAAAATGATTGAACCACTTGTCATGCACAAGCTatcagttattattattattattattgttaagcCTACCACCGACAATTGGGATCAATAATTgcacaaaagaaattattgaaTGAAATGGAGTGGATGGTAGATGTCTCTATCCAATCCACTTTAGGTGAgaaatgaataatatataaCCCATTTtctgtattatatatattagtaatgAAACTCTTActtgaaaatcaaaaaataaaattaaaattaaaattaaaaaaacaggaaaaagaatttttctGCCTTGGTTACTGGGTACCGGTAGTCAGCTCGTGGTTCTTGAATAATGGATTCTTTTCCAGTCCAAATTAACCTACTGTTTCCAATTTAATGAATAggcaaatttatttatcatggCACTTTTTCTACCATGATTTTATTGATCTtataatgtttttcttttttctaaaggAAAGAGAATTATTACAGTTTAAactcttaatttatttcttgCGTTCGTCTGGTAAACTTGGTTATTTCCTCTTTGCTTTCTAAATTGCTATGAACAAAATGAGGAGGTGAGAAATGAGAAATGGTTTTTATGTTAGCTAAAATGGGTAATTTGCAGGTTGTTCAACTATGGAATTGGAATCCATTTGCTTGAAGCAGAAGATGTCCCGCACAAGAAAGGTCCAATCAATCCAAAAGACAATCACATTTCCTTTCAAACCTCAGACATGGATCTTGTAGTGAGGAACTTAGAGGAGAAGAACATTGAGTATGTAACAGCAGTTGTGGAAGAAGGTGGCATTACAGTTGATCAGCTTTTCTTTCATGATCCTGATGGCTACATGGTTGAGATTTGCAATTGTCAGAATCTTCCAGTTCTCCCACTTTCTGCTTG
The nucleotide sequence above comes from Ricinus communis isolate WT05 ecotype wild-type chromosome 6, ASM1957865v1, whole genome shotgun sequence. Encoded proteins:
- the LOC8263290 gene encoding glyoxylase I 4, yielding MGNVGEIEEIEKWVSPAANKRSMPLLSLNHVSFVCKSVAESVRFYEDVLGFVLIQRPSSFNFEGAWLFNYGIGIHLLEAEDVPHKKGPINPKDNHISFQTSDMDLVVRNLEEKNIEYVTAVVEEGGITVDQLFFHDPDGYMVEICNCQNLPVLPLSACPLKLPKAANGNLTPPPLYGNRSWEMACSGGVASLMMDNFVANMMDISI